A stretch of DNA from Armatimonadota bacterium:
CCGGGGTAGCCCAGGCCCAGGGCGCGGGCCACCTTGTCGAAGGCTTCTCCGGCGGCGTCATCCCGGGTGCGCCCCAGGACCTGGTAGCGGCCGTGGTCGCGCACCAGCACCAGGTCGGTGTGGGCGCCGGAGACGATCAGGGCCACGGCGGGAAAGGAGAGGACGGGGTCGTGCAGGAGGGCGGCGTAGATGTGTCCTTCCAGGTGATTCACCCCGACCAGCGGCCGGGCCAGGGCCAGGGCCAGGGCCTTGGCCGCCGCCACGCCCACCGTGAGGGCGCCCACCAGCCCGGGCCCGCAGGTGACCGCCACGGCATCCACCTCCGCCAGGCGGACGCCCGCCTGCTCCAGGGCCTCATCGAGAACCGGCAGCAGCCTCTCCACGTGCTTGCGCGAGGCCAGTTCGGGCACCACGCCGCCGAACCGGCGATGCAGGTCCGCCTGGGAGGCGACCACGCTGGCCCGCACCCGGCGACCGTCGTCCACGATGGCGACGGCCGTCTCGTCGCAGGATGTCTCGATGCCCAGCACGCGCATTCAACCCATCCCGCCATCGCTTCCGCCCCGATGGCGCTCCCGCCCGGGGCCCTCGCGGGCCAGGGCCGCCCGCAGCTGGGCCAGCCGCTGCTGGTAGGCCGGCTCCCGCAGGTCCCCGGTCCACATCACGATGGCGTCTTCCCGGTTGTCGCTGTAGTAGCCCTTGCGCACCCCGATCTCCCGGAACCCGTACTTCCGGTACAGAGCCTGGGCGGTGAGGTTGGACCGCCGCACCTCCAGGGTCATCCACCGGGCGCCCCGGGCCAGCGCCTCCTCGATCAGGCCCATCAACAGCCGCTCGCCGATGTGCTGGCCGCGGTACTCGGGATCCACGGCGATGGTCGTGATGTGAGCCTCGTCGAGGATCACCCACATGCCGGCGTACCCCACCACCTCGCCGTCCTCGGTGCGGGCCACCAGGTAGGCCGCCAGCCGGTTCTCGCGCAGCTCGTGGGCGTAGGCGTCCCGCGGCCAGGGGGTGCGGAAGGACTGCCGCTCGATCTCCAGCACCCGCGGGATGTCCTCGGGGCGCATGGGCTCCAGGTGGACGCGGACGATCTGCTTCACGGCTTACACTCCCAGTGCGCCGCCGGGGGAAGGTTCTCCTCCGGCGACGGCCGGGCGCGCGTACACAGGGCGCACCCGGTACAGGTCGTCCCGCTCGCCCCGGCGCAGCCGCCCCCACGCCAGGCGGCCCAGCGCCGCGGCGGTGGGCACCCACGCGGACGGAGGAGCGAACCGGGCCTGCGGGCGGGCGGCCCGCAGGATGTCCCCGTAGCGGGCCAGGGCGTCGCCGGTGAACGCCACCTCCGGAGGAAGCGGCAGGCGGCCCAGCACCTCCTCCACCGGGCCCACCACGGGCCCCGCCTGGGGATCGGCGTCTGCGCCGGCGTACAGCGCTGCGGCCACCGCGCCGCGGCGCACGTCCACCAGGACGCACACCGGCCCGGGCTCTCCGGCGGCGGCGGCCACCACGGCCAGCGTGGAGATGGCGGCCAGCGGCACCTCCCGCGCCCGGGCCCAGGCGAGGGCGGTGGCAAGCCCGATCCGCACGCTGGTGAACTCCCCGGGGCCGGTGGACACGGCCAGGGCCTGCACGTCGGCCGGACGCCGGCCCGCCTCGTCCAGGAGCCGGCGGATCGCCGGCGCCAGCCACTCCAGGTGGCGCCGGGGCACCGACGCCTGCACCTGCACCAGCAGCTCGCCGCCGCGCAGCAGGGCGACGCTGGCGGATGGCGTGGACGTCTCCACGGCCAGGATCAACGGCGCGGCCCCGGAACCGTCCGGGCGGGTCATCCGGCCTCCCCCGGCCCTGCCAGGGCCTCGGCCACCACCCGGGCGAACCGGCTCCCCCGAGGGGTGACCTCCAGCACCCGCTCCTGCTCCCCGTCGGCGAACGCGACCGTCACCCACAGGTGGTCGGCGGGCAGCAGGTGACGGGCCCGCTCGGCCCACTCGATGACCACGATGCCCCCGCCGGCGAGGATGTCATCCAGGCCCAGGTCGTCCAGCTGCTCGGGGCGGTCCAGCCGGTACAGGTCTACGTGGAAGACGGGGACCGCTCCGCGGTACTCGCGCACCAGGGTGAACGTCGGGCTGGCGATGTAGCCGCTGGCCCCCGCGCCCAGCGCGATGCCGCGGGCCAGGACCGTCTTGCCGGCGCCCAGGTCTCCCGACAGCGCCACCACGTCCCCGGGCTGCAGCCGGGCTCCCAGGCGACGGCCCACGGCTTCGGTCTCCTCGGCCGACCGGGTCACCAGGCGCACGGATACCGTCCCGCACATCCCCGTTGGCGTCCCCCTGACATCGCGCGCGGTCGGTGGGACTCCCACCCGCGCCGTGCGTCCCGCACTCCCGGGCGGACGTCTAGCGCAGCGGGCGCACCCGCAGCCGCAGGCCCTCCACCGCCACCACCGTGACCCGCTCGCCGGCGCGGATCGGCTCCCCCTCCGCCTCGGCGGACCAGGTCTCGCCCTGCACGTAGACCTGCCCGTCGGGGGCCAGGTCCGTGCGGGCCACGCCGACCGCCCCGATCAGGCTCTGGGGCCCCATCCGCGCCGGCACCCGCTGCGCCCGCAGCCCCGCCCCCACCGCGTAGAGGAAGAACGCGCCCGTGAGCAGGGCGGTGAACAGCGCCACCTGCAGGGACACCTGGAAGAACGGCAGCTGGCGCTCGGTGAGCAGCAGCGCGCCCAGCAGGAAGGCCAGCACGCCTCCCACCGTGAGCACCCCGTGGCCGGGGACCTTCAGGTCGGCGATGAAGAACAGGAGGGAGAGGGCGATGAGGGCCAGGCCTGCGACGTTGACCTGCAGGATGGCGAAGGAGGTCAGGGCCAGGATCAGGGCGATGGCGCCCACCACCCCCGGCAGGATGGCGCCGGGATTGCTCAGTTCGAAGATGATGCCATAGATGGCGATGGTCATCAGGATGAGGCCGATGTTGGGGTCGCTGAGCAGGTCCAGCAGCCGCTCGCTGGGGTCCATGGCCAGGGCGCGCACCGGCGCGCCGCGGGTGGCCAGCCGCACGGGGCCGGCGGCCGTCTCCACCTCCCGCCCGTCCACCCGGGCGAGCAGGTCCGTGGCGTCGGCGGCCACCAGGTCCACCACCCGCAGCCGCACGGCCTCTTCCTCGTCCACCGACACGCTCTCGCGCACCGCCCGCTCGGCCCAGTCGGCGTTGCGCCCGCGCCGCCGGGCAATGGCCCGGATGTTGGCCACGGCGTCGTTGGTGACCTTGTCCATCAGGGTGCGGTCCTGCTCGCCCTGCCCCACCGCCACCGGGTGGGCGGCGCCGATCCGGGTCCCCGGAGCCATGGCCGCCACGTGGGCCGCGTAGGTGACGAACACGCCCGCCGACGCCGCCCGGGCGCCGCTGGGGCTCACGTACACGATGACCGGGACCCGGGCGTTGAGCATGGCGGTGGTGATGTCCTCCATCGAGCGCAGCAGCCCGCCGGGCGTGTTGAGCTCGACCAGGACCGTGGCGTCCCCCGCCTCCTCGGCGGCGCGGATGGCGCGGCGGATGTAGCGGGCGCTGGCGGGGCTGATGACGCCGTCCACCCGGATGCGCACGACGGAGCGGGACTCCGCCGCCGGAGCGGCCCACACCGCCCCCGACGCCAGCGCCGGCACGCCCAGCGCGATCGCCGCGATGGCCCCCAGCACCCGTGCCCTCATCGGACCCTCCCCGCCGCCGGCAGCCGGGCGGAGACGCCTCCGCGGGCCGCGCCCTGGCGCTCGAAGATCGCCCGCACGTCGTCCAGCGTGCTGATCTCCTCCGCCGTCTTGTCGTACCGGATGCGGGTGATGCGCGGGAACCGCAGGGCGTAGCCGCCGGGGTGGCGCGGGCTGCGCGTCACCGCGTCGAAGGCGACCTCCAGGACCACCTTCGGCTCCACCACCTTGACCCGCCCGCGATCCTGGAGGGTGTGGGCGCGGAACCAGGCGGTGAGCTCGGCGATCTCGGCGTCGGTCAGGCCGGTGTAGGCCTTGCCCACCGGCACCAGGCGGTCGCCGTCGCGCACGGCGAAGGTCACGTCGCTGAGCACGCCCGCGCGCTTGCCGTGGCCCTGCTCGGCCGCCACCACCACCACATCCAGGGTGGCCAGCTCCTCCTTCCACTTCAACCACAGGCGGCCGCGCCGGCCGGGCAGGTAGGGGGAGTCCGGCCGCTTGACCACCACCCCCTCGTACCCGGCCTCCCGGGCCTGGCGGAAGCGGGCGGCCAGGTCGGCGGCGGTCGCCACGGGGGCGGAGGCGGCCAGGCGCACCGCCTCCCCCCAGCGCAGGCTCTGGAGCAGCCGCCGGCGCTCCCGCAGGGGGAGGTCCACCAGGTCCGCCCCGTCCAGGTGCAGCAGGTCGAAGGCCCACAGGACCACGGGCACCTCCTCCCGCACCGCGTCGGGGTCCTTGCGGCGCAGGCGCTGCTGGAGGCGCACAAAGGGCAGCGGCCCGTCCTTCCACGCCACGATCTCGCCGTCCAGGACGTACCGCCCGGCGAGGCTCCGCAGATCGGCGTGCAGCTCGGGAAACGACGCGGTCACCTCGTCCAGGGTGCGGCTGTAGATGGCGATCCGGGACCCGTCGCTGTGGACCTGGCAGCGAATGCCGTCGTATTTGTCCTCCACCATCAGGACCTCCGGCGCGCCCGCCCCGCCTGCGCCGCGCGCCGCGAAGGCCTCGTCGGCGGCGTACATGGTGTCCGCCAGCATGAACCGCAGCGGCCGAAACAGCTGCAGGCGGGCCTCGCCCAGCCTGCCGGCGCGGGCCAGGACCGCCACCTGGCCGATGTCCCCGGTCAGCATGTGGGCGCGGCGCACGGCGTCCAGGGGCGCGCCGAAGGCGCGGGCGATGGCCTCCTCCAGCAGCCCCTCCTTCAGGCCGACCCGCATGTCGGATGTGATGATCCGCACCAGGTACCGCGCCTCCGCGGGCTCGGCGTCCTGCAGCAGCGCCCGGATTCCCTCCCCCTTGGCCTGGCGGGACCGCGGACCCGCAGTCTCCGCCAGGCGGGAGAAAGCCTCGGCGACCCGCGCCAGGGTGAGCGGCTGGCCGAACAGCGACCCGCGCGCCTTGCGGGTCAGCAGTTCCGCCGCCACCGACCCCAGGTCGCCGTGGCGGAGGTAGCTGTCCTCCACCGCTTCGGGTGGCGCGCCGGTCACATCCTGCAGGGCCTCCACCAGGGTGGACCACCCCACCTGCAGGGTGCGGCCGCTGGCCGGCGGCAGCGGCGAGCCCGTCAGGAAGGTGCAGGCGATGCGCAGGTCCTCCTCCGACAGGGACCGCAGGTAGTCGGCCAGGATCTCAACCTTCCGCAGCGTGCTCGCCGTCCCCGCCACGGCGTCCAGGACGGCGGCCAGGCGTCGCATGGACACCCTCTCCCGTCGTGCACGACCATTCTACCCCAACCGGTCCGCCCGCGGGCTCGGGCGGCCTACCGGCGGCGCCCGGCCGCGTCCACCAGGGCCTCAAACAGAGCCGCCATGCGGGGGTCGGCGTCCAGCATCCGCTCGGGATGCCACTGCACCGCCACCACAAACGGGCGGTCGGGGGCCTCGACCGCCTCCACGACGCCATCGGGGGCCCGGGCCGTCACCACCAGCGCGCCGGCCACGGCCTTCAGAGCCTGGTGGTGGGCGCTGTTGACCATCCGGGAGCCAGCCCCCACCAGCGCGGCCAGGCGGCTGGGGGCGGCCACCTCCACGGGATGGGCGACGTCGGCGTCTCCGCGGTGGAGGCGGACATCCAGCCCCGCCCGGGCCAGGTCCTGGTGCAGCGTCCCGCCCAGGGCCACGTTGAGAGTCTGGATGCCGCGGCAGATCCCCAGCACCGGCACGCCAGCCTCCCAGGCCGCCCGGGCCAGGGGCAGCTCGACCGCGTCGCGCTCGGGGTCCACCTCCACCCCGGCGAGGGGATCGACCTCCTCCCCGTAGTACTGTGGGTCGATGTCGTCCCCGCCGCTGAAGAGCAGGCCGTCCACCCGCGCCAGGGCAGCAGCCGGAGTGCCCGCCCGGCGCAGCGCCGGCGGATCCAGCCACACCACCTCGCCCCCGGCGGCGGCCACCGCCTCGGCGTACCGCCGGGCCCGCGGGGACGCGGATCCCGACGTCCGGGTGGTGATGCCGATGCGGGGCCGCCTCACGGCGGCCCCTCCCGGGGAGTCACGCAGAATCCGCAGGAGCGGTCCAGGTCCGCCTGGGAGGACAGGATCAGCTCGTCGCGGGTCATCCGCAGCCCCCGCAGGCGGAACGTCACCGGCCAGTCCATCTGGGACATCACGGGGTTGATCCGGTTCTCCAGGGTGCGCAGGAGGAACGAGAACACGGGAAAGCCGTTCACCCGGGCCCGTTCCAGGTAGAAGAACAGGTCCTTCGTGCCGTTGACGGCGAACCGGCCCTGCAGGAAGACCCGCACCGGGACGCCCTCCACCGGGACGGTCCCTTCGGCGTACAGAAAGCGGCCGTCCGACCACACCCGGACGTCGGCGACGCCGCTGGCGGCGAACAGCCCCTGCAGGCTGGCGATGGACGTGCGGCCGTGCAGGGCGGTCTCCCGGGCCTCCAGCAGGCGCAGGCGGCCCCGCTCCAGGGCCTGGGGATCGAGGGAGGCGCCCACCAGCCTGAACCACACCTCGTCGGCCACCAGGTGGCCCAGGGTGGCCCGGCGGGCGTACAGGCTGATGCGGGCGTACCCGCCCGGATACAGGTCCGGCACGCTCTCCACGTACACGGCCGCCGTCTTCAGGTACTGGGAAAACGCCCGGACCAGCACCGGGTCCTGCCGCACCGGCCCCACCGGCGGCAGCTGCGCACCCGCCGGCAGCGCGGCGGCCAGCGCCGCCATCGCCACCCCCCACGCCGCGACCACCCGGCGGATGCCCACCGCCTATCCCTCCGCCAGCAGGTCGGCGTGGGCGAAGAGGGCCGGCTGGCCTCCCGTGTGCCAGAAGATCACCGTCTGGTCCCGGGTGAACCGCCCCTGGCCGATCAGGCCCATCAGGCCGGCCATCGCCTTGCCCGTGTACACCGGGTCCAGCAGGACCCCCTCGGTGCGGGCCACCAGCCGGATGGCGTCCAGGCACTCGGGGGTGGGCAGGCCGTAGCCCTGCCCCACGAACCGGTCGTCGACGATGAGGTCGTCGGGATGCGCCCGCCAGGGCCTCCCCAGCAGGTCGCCCAGCTCGGTGACGATGCTCCGCACCCGCCGCACCACCACGTCGGCCGGAGGCCCCGCGCTGATGCCCACCACCTGGACCTCGCTGCCGGTGGCCTGAATCCCGGCGTACAGGCCTGACTGGGTCCCTCCCGACGTGCTGGCGTGCACCACCGCGTCGACGCGGATGCCCAGGGAGGCGATCTGATCGGCGGCCTCCCGCCAGGCTGTCAGATAGCCGACCGCCCCCAGCGCCGTGCTGCCTCCCCGGGGGATGACATAGGGCCGCCGCCCCTGCCGGCGCAGCTGGCGCGCCACGTCGTCGGTGACGCCGGCCAGCACGTACTCGTCGTCGGTCTGGATGAGGCGGACCTCGGCGCCGAAGATCCGGTCCAGCAGCAGGTTGCCCTG
This window harbors:
- the tsaD gene encoding tRNA (adenosine(37)-N6)-threonylcarbamoyltransferase complex transferase subunit TsaD, whose translation is MRVLGIETSCDETAVAIVDDGRRVRASVVASQADLHRRFGGVVPELASRKHVERLLPVLDEALEQAGVRLAEVDAVAVTCGPGLVGALTVGVAAAKALALALARPLVGVNHLEGHIYAALLHDPVLSFPAVALIVSGAHTDLVLVRDHGRYQVLGRTRDDAAGEAFDKVARALGLGYPGGPEIDRLSRRGDPRAVPLPLPMADESLEFSFSGIKTAALRALRRPGQPPRPEDVAAGLQQAVVEVLVRKTLRAAAQAGVTSVLVVGGVAANAQLRERMGAACASAGLRLVVPPPALCTDNAAMIAAAGYHRLARGERADLTLSAHADLPLDAPLPSALRA
- the rimI gene encoding ribosomal protein S18-alanine N-acetyltransferase: MKQIVRVHLEPMRPEDIPRVLEIERQSFRTPWPRDAYAHELRENRLAAYLVARTEDGEVVGYAGMWVILDEAHITTIAVDPEYRGQHIGERLLMGLIEEALARGARWMTLEVRRSNLTAQALYRKYGFREIGVRKGYYSDNREDAIVMWTGDLREPAYQQRLAQLRAALAREGPGRERHRGGSDGGMG
- the tsaB gene encoding tRNA (adenosine(37)-N6)-threonylcarbamoyltransferase complex dimerization subunit type 1 TsaB, with the translated sequence MTRPDGSGAAPLILAVETSTPSASVALLRGGELLVQVQASVPRRHLEWLAPAIRRLLDEAGRRPADVQALAVSTGPGEFTSVRIGLATALAWARAREVPLAAISTLAVVAAAAGEPGPVCVLVDVRRGAVAAALYAGADADPQAGPVVGPVEEVLGRLPLPPEVAFTGDALARYGDILRAARPQARFAPPSAWVPTAAALGRLAWGRLRRGERDDLYRVRPVYARPAVAGGEPSPGGALGV
- the tsaE gene encoding tRNA (adenosine(37)-N6)-threonylcarbamoyltransferase complex ATPase subunit type 1 TsaE translates to MRLVTRSAEETEAVGRRLGARLQPGDVVALSGDLGAGKTVLARGIALGAGASGYIASPTFTLVREYRGAVPVFHVDLYRLDRPEQLDDLGLDDILAGGGIVVIEWAERARHLLPADHLWVTVAFADGEQERVLEVTPRGSRFARVVAEALAGPGEAG
- a CDS encoding nodulation protein NfeD — translated: MRARVLGAIAAIALGVPALASGAVWAAPAAESRSVVRIRVDGVISPASARYIRRAIRAAEEAGDATVLVELNTPGGLLRSMEDITTAMLNARVPVIVYVSPSGARAASAGVFVTYAAHVAAMAPGTRIGAAHPVAVGQGEQDRTLMDKVTNDAVANIRAIARRRGRNADWAERAVRESVSVDEEEAVRLRVVDLVAADATDLLARVDGREVETAAGPVRLATRGAPVRALAMDPSERLLDLLSDPNIGLILMTIAIYGIIFELSNPGAILPGVVGAIALILALTSFAILQVNVAGLALIALSLLFFIADLKVPGHGVLTVGGVLAFLLGALLLTERQLPFFQVSLQVALFTALLTGAFFLYAVGAGLRAQRVPARMGPQSLIGAVGVARTDLAPDGQVYVQGETWSAEAEGEPIRAGERVTVVAVEGLRLRVRPLR
- a CDS encoding ATP-dependent DNA ligase, whose protein sequence is MRRLAAVLDAVAGTASTLRKVEILADYLRSLSEEDLRIACTFLTGSPLPPASGRTLQVGWSTLVEALQDVTGAPPEAVEDSYLRHGDLGSVAAELLTRKARGSLFGQPLTLARVAEAFSRLAETAGPRSRQAKGEGIRALLQDAEPAEARYLVRIITSDMRVGLKEGLLEEAIARAFGAPLDAVRRAHMLTGDIGQVAVLARAGRLGEARLQLFRPLRFMLADTMYAADEAFAARGAGGAGAPEVLMVEDKYDGIRCQVHSDGSRIAIYSRTLDEVTASFPELHADLRSLAGRYVLDGEIVAWKDGPLPFVRLQQRLRRKDPDAVREEVPVVLWAFDLLHLDGADLVDLPLRERRRLLQSLRWGEAVRLAASAPVATAADLAARFRQAREAGYEGVVVKRPDSPYLPGRRGRLWLKWKEELATLDVVVVAAEQGHGKRAGVLSDVTFAVRDGDRLVPVGKAYTGLTDAEIAELTAWFRAHTLQDRGRVKVVEPKVVLEVAFDAVTRSPRHPGGYALRFPRITRIRYDKTAEEISTLDDVRAIFERQGAARGGVSARLPAAGRVR
- a CDS encoding gamma-glutamyl-gamma-aminobutyrate hydrolase family protein — protein: MRRPRIGITTRTSGSASPRARRYAEAVAAAGGEVVWLDPPALRRAGTPAAALARVDGLLFSGGDDIDPQYYGEEVDPLAGVEVDPERDAVELPLARAAWEAGVPVLGICRGIQTLNVALGGTLHQDLARAGLDVRLHRGDADVAHPVEVAAPSRLAALVGAGSRMVNSAHHQALKAVAGALVVTARAPDGVVEAVEAPDRPFVVAVQWHPERMLDADPRMAALFEALVDAAGRRR
- a CDS encoding D-cysteine desulfhydrase family protein, which encodes MESVDLHRLPRVRLAHLPTPLEEAPRLSAYLGGPRIWIKRDDLTGLALGGSKARKLEFLLGQAQAEGCDVVVTVGAVQSNHARMTAAAARRLGMDAVLVLQGDPPARVQGNLLLDRIFGAEVRLIQTDDEYVLAGVTDDVARQLRRQGRRPYVIPRGGSTALGAVGYLTAWREAADQIASLGIRVDAVVHASTSGGTQSGLYAGIQATGSEVQVVGISAGPPADVVVRRVRSIVTELGDLLGRPWRAHPDDLIVDDRFVGQGYGLPTPECLDAIRLVARTEGVLLDPVYTGKAMAGLMGLIGQGRFTRDQTVIFWHTGGQPALFAHADLLAEG